A window of the Desulfovibrio sp. Fe33 genome harbors these coding sequences:
- a CDS encoding glycosyltransferase family 9 protein, producing MAKKPILILQMQRMGDLILSYPLMLWLARRHPGHPIYVAAEESFYKPLMKLSPPATYFPWSGEKHLEREEFELVLNLSIREKAAALAGRLKTENRLGPVREQDGSRRIYGDWQLYRASLVRNNLFNRFHWGELNGLDAVPFADIAATRFSAPRTLPDSNKVGLFLGASDAAKRPDAAFWAALVDELHERGLRPVLFGGPAEKALGAETAKLAKGPALNLCGTLGLDEFGAVGQTLALFITPDTGPMHLAAWTGLKCLNLSMGNVNPWETGPFVPGHFVLRADLPCAKGCWQCTEASLKCHAPLTPGRVAALARRLAGPTDAARLERMELPGLALFETGRSDLGLYCLKRLDQARPDAERLASRFWQACFGSLFGLWSEARADEAWTGLAEGAPEEAAALLRHIPEMGRRFKLGLRSGAPLDQSFWTASPAIAKPFTGFADMYLENNDYSRPAWTRALTLLERLVAVCA from the coding sequence ATGGCGAAAAAGCCCATCCTCATATTGCAGATGCAGCGCATGGGAGACCTGATCCTCTCCTACCCGCTCATGCTCTGGCTGGCCCGCCGCCATCCCGGCCACCCCATATACGTGGCTGCCGAGGAATCCTTCTACAAGCCGCTGATGAAGCTTTCCCCGCCCGCGACCTATTTCCCGTGGTCCGGGGAGAAACACCTGGAACGGGAGGAATTCGAACTGGTCCTGAACCTGTCCATCAGGGAAAAGGCCGCAGCGCTCGCGGGGCGCCTGAAGACGGAAAACAGGCTCGGGCCGGTCCGCGAGCAGGACGGTTCCCGGCGCATATACGGCGACTGGCAACTCTATCGCGCCTCGCTGGTCCGCAACAATCTTTTCAACCGCTTCCACTGGGGCGAGCTGAACGGCCTGGACGCCGTGCCGTTTGCCGATATCGCCGCCACCCGCTTCTCCGCTCCCCGCACCCTCCCGGACAGCAACAAGGTCGGCCTTTTTCTCGGGGCGAGCGATGCGGCCAAACGCCCGGACGCCGCATTCTGGGCCGCCCTGGTGGACGAACTGCACGAACGGGGACTGCGCCCGGTGCTCTTCGGCGGACCGGCTGAAAAGGCCCTCGGAGCCGAAACGGCCAAACTTGCCAAGGGCCCGGCCCTGAACCTCTGCGGCACCCTCGGATTGGACGAATTCGGAGCCGTGGGCCAGACGCTGGCCCTGTTCATCACCCCCGACACCGGCCCCATGCACCTGGCCGCCTGGACCGGACTGAAGTGCCTGAACCTGTCCATGGGCAACGTCAATCCGTGGGAAACCGGCCCGTTCGTTCCGGGCCACTTCGTTCTCCGCGCCGACCTGCCCTGCGCCAAAGGGTGCTGGCAATGCACCGAGGCGTCCCTCAAATGCCACGCGCCGCTCACCCCGGGCCGGGTCGCCGCCCTGGCGAGACGGTTGGCCGGGCCAACGGACGCCGCCCGCCTGGAGCGCATGGAGCTGCCCGGACTGGCCCTGTTCGAAACAGGCCGTTCAGACCTCGGCCTATATTGCCTGAAACGCCTGGACCAGGCCCGCCCCGACGCCGAACGTCTCGCTTCCCGATTCTGGCAGGCGTGCTTCGGCTCCCTTTTCGGGCTGTGGAGCGAGGCAAGGGCCGACGAGGCGTGGACCGGCCTGGCCGAAGGCGCGCCCGAAGAGGCCGCGGCCCTGCTCCGACACATTCCGGAAATGGGCCGCCGGTTCAAGCTCGGCCTGCGCTCCGGAGCCCCCCTGGACCAGTCCTTCTGGACCGCCAGCCCCGCCATCGCCAAGCCCTTTACCGGCTTTGCCGACATGTACCTGGAAAACAACGACTACTCCCGGCCCGCCTGGACTCGCGCCCTGACGCTGCTCGAACGACTCGTGGCCGTCTGCGCCTAG
- a CDS encoding sensor domain-containing diguanylate cyclase: MSAKTKLIAALTLILLATFMATSLVNYAFTRASIREELLNSALPLTGKNIYSEVHADMLRPILAAMSMANDAFLKSWIESDEDDITAVTRYLSDLRDKYGFLTTFFVSAATDNYYYQDGILKKIGPRDPHDVWFYAFLRQNVEFDLDVDTNEAEGGKLTIFVNFRVMSDTGKLLGVAGVGVNIDKVTGLLEKSRRQYGREVYLVDQDGLVQVHRDTSRIERDYITETAGIRGVAKSILKPGDDPRSFQYDWEGEHFLLSTRYIPELKWFLIVEQSESSALASARHNLIRTVAIGLLSSILIIVLCTLTINHYQSRLERLAKTDPLTGAANRRALEESFDQFAYKAIRYGTPFSAVILDLDKFKSINDRHGHLAGDNVLKDVAATTRRIIRPSDTLARWGGDEFLILLDGGIKEAKILSERVSCALADEHREIPVSFCYGMARFKKGDTLESMTHRADRAMYKSKDTACRTRDL; encoded by the coding sequence ATGTCAGCCAAAACCAAACTCATCGCCGCCCTGACCCTTATCCTGCTGGCCACCTTTATGGCCACCAGTCTGGTCAACTACGCCTTCACCAGGGCCTCGATCCGGGAGGAGCTGCTCAACTCCGCCCTCCCTCTGACCGGCAAGAACATCTACTCGGAAGTCCACGCAGACATGCTTCGGCCCATCCTGGCCGCAATGTCCATGGCCAACGACGCCTTCCTCAAGAGCTGGATCGAATCCGACGAGGACGACATAACGGCCGTGACCCGCTACCTTTCGGACCTGCGGGACAAATACGGCTTCCTGACCACGTTCTTCGTCTCCGCCGCGACCGACAACTACTATTACCAGGACGGCATCCTCAAGAAGATCGGCCCCCGGGACCCGCACGACGTGTGGTTTTACGCCTTTCTCCGCCAAAACGTGGAGTTCGATCTGGACGTGGACACCAACGAAGCCGAGGGCGGAAAGCTGACCATCTTCGTCAACTTCCGGGTCATGAGCGACACCGGCAAACTCCTCGGCGTGGCCGGGGTGGGCGTGAATATCGACAAGGTCACGGGGCTGCTGGAAAAATCGCGCCGCCAATACGGCCGCGAAGTCTACCTGGTGGACCAGGACGGGCTCGTCCAGGTCCACCGCGACACCTCGCGCATCGAGCGCGACTACATCACCGAGACGGCGGGCATCCGGGGCGTGGCCAAATCCATCCTCAAACCGGGCGACGACCCGCGCAGCTTCCAATATGACTGGGAAGGAGAACATTTCCTCCTGTCCACCCGGTACATTCCCGAACTGAAGTGGTTTCTCATCGTGGAACAGAGCGAATCCTCGGCCCTGGCCTCGGCGCGCCACAACCTCATCCGCACGGTGGCCATCGGTCTGCTGTCGTCCATCCTCATCATCGTTCTCTGCACCCTCACCATCAATCACTATCAAAGCAGACTGGAACGGCTGGCCAAGACAGACCCCCTGACCGGGGCGGCCAACCGCCGCGCCCTGGAGGAATCCTTCGACCAGTTCGCCTACAAGGCGATCCGCTACGGCACGCCCTTCTCGGCGGTCATCCTGGACCTGGACAAATTCAAGTCCATCAACGACAGGCACGGCCATCTGGCCGGAGACAACGTGCTCAAGGACGTGGCCGCCACCACCCGGCGGATCATCCGCCCCTCGGACACCCTGGCCCGCTGGGGCGGCGACGAATTCCTCATCCTCCTGGACGGCGGGATCAAGGAGGCAAAAATCCTGTCCGAACGCGTAAGCTGCGCCCTGGCCGACGAACATCGCGAAATTCCTGTCTCCTTCTGCTACGGCATGGCCCGATTCAAGAAGGGCGACACCCTGGAGTCCATGACCCACAGGGCGGATAGGGCCATGTACAAATCCAAGGACACCGCCTGCCGGACCCGGGACCTGTAG
- a CDS encoding CgeB family protein encodes MQESPTTWPKFRNATPRILLLTSQYFLIGELEAACRRLGVDHLLLDFGTKEMDLDEFVSAMTEAFETFRPDFVLTVNHLGVDREGVLAALLRRHDLPLASWFVDNPHLILGAYKHLHEARTALFTWDLDTVGSLRAMGFEHVFHLPLGADPTRLTPHRTVPVEAWRAPISFVGNSMLTKTLLRARAANPSEALFRAGMEVAKAFAASSAQLAGPFMAEHFPEVRAAYTALGDPARELAFETFVTWQATLLYRLNCVSRILPFHPLIVGDTGWQELLGTQTGWSYHPELSYYEDLPDFYPLSDINFNCTSQQMKGAVNQRVFDVPCCNGFLLTDQRRQMEDLFEPGTEIVCYPTPDDIPGLVERYLADPAARKAVAAAARKRVLAEHTYDHRMTSLMETMRETFG; translated from the coding sequence ATGCAAGAATCCCCGACAACCTGGCCGAAATTCCGCAACGCAACGCCGCGCATCCTGCTGCTCACCAGCCAGTACTTTCTCATCGGCGAGCTGGAGGCTGCCTGCCGCAGGCTGGGCGTGGACCATCTTCTTCTGGACTTCGGGACAAAGGAGATGGACCTCGACGAATTCGTGTCCGCCATGACCGAGGCCTTCGAAACCTTCAGGCCCGACTTCGTTCTCACGGTCAACCACCTGGGCGTGGACCGGGAAGGCGTGCTCGCCGCGCTGCTGCGCCGCCACGACCTGCCCCTGGCCTCCTGGTTCGTGGACAACCCGCATCTCATCCTCGGAGCCTACAAGCACCTGCACGAGGCCCGCACCGCCCTGTTCACCTGGGACCTGGACACTGTGGGTTCGCTCCGGGCCATGGGATTCGAGCATGTTTTCCACCTGCCGCTGGGCGCGGACCCCACCCGGCTGACGCCGCATCGGACCGTCCCCGTGGAGGCGTGGCGCGCGCCCATCTCCTTCGTGGGCAACTCCATGCTGACCAAGACCCTGCTGCGGGCCAGGGCGGCCAATCCCTCCGAAGCCCTGTTCCGGGCGGGCATGGAGGTGGCCAAGGCGTTCGCGGCCTCCTCGGCGCAACTGGCGGGACCGTTCATGGCCGAACATTTTCCCGAAGTCCGCGCCGCGTACACGGCCCTCGGCGATCCGGCCAGGGAACTCGCGTTCGAGACGTTCGTCACCTGGCAGGCCACCCTGCTCTACAGACTGAACTGCGTGTCGCGCATCCTGCCCTTCCATCCGCTCATCGTCGGCGATACAGGCTGGCAGGAACTGCTCGGGACGCAGACCGGCTGGAGCTACCACCCGGAACTTTCCTATTATGAAGACCTGCCCGACTTCTATCCCCTGAGCGACATCAACTTCAACTGCACCAGCCAGCAGATGAAAGGTGCGGTCAACCAGCGGGTCTTCGACGTTCCCTGCTGCAACGGTTTCCTGCTCACCGACCAGCGCCGCCAGATGGAAGATCTGTTCGAGCCGGGAACCGAAATCGTCTGCTACCCGACTCCGGACGACATCCCCGGACTGGTGGAGCGGTACCTGGCCGACCCGGCCGCCCGCAAGGCCGTGGCCGCGGCTGCGCGCAAACGGGTCCTGGCCGAACACACCTACGACCACCGCATGACCTCCCTCATGGAGACCATGCGCGAAACCTTCGGGTAG